Proteins encoded in a region of the Tripterygium wilfordii isolate XIE 37 chromosome 21, ASM1340144v1, whole genome shotgun sequence genome:
- the LOC119987688 gene encoding cytochrome P450 71D9-like, with the protein MDNQIPFPIIFTFLVFFLMLLRIWSKSQNKKSNSVVAPPSPWKLPLIGNMHQMIGSRPHRRLRDLANKYGPLMHLQLGELSTIVVSSPEIAKEVMKTHDITFSTRPYALAAEILLYNFKDIVFAPYGDYWRHMRKMCTVELLSGKRVQAMQSIREEEVSEFIKSISLKAMTKINLSKMLISLTYSIISKAATGKSGDKHGAFIPLVGEVAEVFGGFSLADMFPSIKLFHMISGMRTRLEKLHHEIDKILENIIVEHKVKKAAIDSSEEVADDFVDVLLNLQEYGDFQFPLTADNIKAVVLDMLVAGSETSSATLQWAMSELIKIPRTMVKAQAEVRRVFDRKGYVDEAGLEELEFLKLVIKETLRLHPSAPLAIPRLCREGCQILGYDIPIKTQVIVNVWAIGRDPNYWIDAEKFYPERFVNSSIDYKGNNFEFIPFGAGRRMCPGISFAIANIELTLAKLLYHFDWKLPNNIKQEELDMTESFGASVGRKTDLYVIPIPYHATIAQ; encoded by the exons ATGGATAATCAAATTCCTTTTCCAATTATCTTCacctttcttgttttctttcttatgctgctgagaatatggagcaaatcacaaaacaagaaatcaaattCTGTCGTTGCTCCTCCCTCACCATGGAAGCTACCATTGATAGGAAACATGCATCAAATGATTGGTTCTCGGCCACACCGCCGCCTAAGAGATTTAGCCAACAAATATGGACCTCTTATGCACCTTCAGCTTGGTGAATTGTCCACCATTGTTGTTTCTTCTCCAGAAATTGCCAAAGAAGTAATGAAAACCCATGATATTACTTTTTCCACTCGACCTTATGCCCTTGCCGCAGAGATCCTATTATACAACTTCAAAGATATTGTATTTGCACCATATGGAGATTACTGGAGACATATGCGTAAAATGTGCACAGTAGAGTTGTTGAGCGGAAAAAGGGTTCAAGCGATGCAATCCATCAGAGAGGAAGAGGTCTCGGAGTTCATCAAATCCATTTCTTTGAAGGCCATGACGAAAATCAACCTGAGCAAGATGTTAATTTCTTTAACATACTCAATCATTTCAAAGGCGGCAACTGGAAAGAGTGGCGACAAACATGGAGCATTTATACCACTTGTAGGAGAAGTAGCAGAGGTTTTTGGAGGTTTCAGTTTGGCTGATATGTTCCCTTCCATAAAATTGTTTCATATGATCAGCGGGATGAGGACTCGGCTTGAGAAGCTGCATCATGAAATTGATAAGATACTTGAAAACATCATCGTTGAACATAAAGTTAAGAAGGCGGCAATTGATTCTAGTGAGGAAGTTGCCGATGATTTTGTAGAtgttctcttgaatcttcaggAATATGGAGACTTTCAGTTCCCCTTGACAGCAGACAATATCAAAGCAGTTGTATTG GACATGTTGGTTGCTGGGAGTGAAACATCATCTGCAACTTTACAATGGGCTATGTCAGAATTGATAAAGATTCCAAGAACTATGGTAAAGGCTCAAGCAGAGGTGAGGCGGGTCTTTGATAGAAAAGGATATGTAGATGAAGCCGGACTCGAAGAACTAGAATTCTTGAAATTAGTTATCAAAGAAACTCTAAGATTACACCCTTCTGCTCCGCTGGCAATTCCAAGACTTTGCAGAGAGGGATGTCAAATTCTCGGATATGACATACCCATCAAAACCCAAGTCATCGTTAATGTATGGGCTATTGGAAGGGATCCGAATTATTGGATTGATGCCGAGAAGTTCTATCCCGAGAGATTCGTCAATAGTTCCATTGATTACAAGGGAAATAACTTTGAATTTATCCCATTTGGTGCTGGAAGGAGGATGTGCCCTGGCATATCATTTGCAATAGCAAACATTGAGCTTACACTTGCAAAGTTACTTTACCATTTCGACTGGAAGCTCCCTAACAACATCAAACAAGAAGAGCTGGACATGACAGAGAGTTTTGGTGCTTCAGTTGGAAGAAAGACTGATCTGTATGTAATCCCCATTCCGTACCATGCTACAATTGCTCAGTGA
- the LOC119987690 gene encoding cytochrome P450 71D9-like — MENQIPFPIILSSLVFLLVLLRIWNKSENHKSNSVVAPPSPWKLPLIGNMHQMVGSLPHHRLRDLANKYGPLMHLQLGELSTIVISSPEVAKQVMKAHDIAFSSRPAVSAGEIVLYNFKDLVFAPYGDYWRQMRKICTIELLSGKRVQAMQSIREEEVSEFIKSISSKARSKINLSDSLICLTYAITTKAAIGESCEMHGAFVPLVREIIEVFGGFNLADMFPSIKLFHMISGMRTRLQKLHHEVDKILENLINEHKVKKTKIDSSEEVADNFVDVLLNLQEHGGFQFPLTSDNIKAVVLDIFTGGSETSSTTIEWAMSELIKTPRIMAKAQSEVRRVFDKQGYVDEAGLEELEFLKLVIKETLRLHPPLPLLLPRECREGCQILGYDIPVKAQIIVNAWAIGRDPDYWIDAEKFYPERFVNSSIDYKGNNFEFIPFGTGRRMCPGISFGITIVELTLAKLLYHFDWKLPINIKGEELDMTESFAASVGRKNDLYVIPIPYHATIAYYARKIPLSADKAAPAKIIMAFIAILRLEEFVNETIPTIGRARELPPTVRLVHLAATKIKEYVKCEVMTEMEVAARDGTGGSSLYVPVGEQRKKCRKKRVKRK, encoded by the exons ATGGAAAATCAAATTCCTTTTCCTATTATCTTGTCCTCTCTTGTCTTCTTATTGGTGCTGCTGAGAATATGGAACAAATCAGAAAACCATAAGTCAAATTCTGTTGTTGCTCCTCCCTCCCCATGGAAGCTACCACTCATAGGAAACATGCATCAAATGGTTGGCTCTCTGCCCCATCACCGCCTAAGAGATTTAGCCAACAAATATGGACCTCTTATGCACCTTCAGCTTGGTGAATTGTCCACCATTGTCATTTCTTCTCCAGAAGTTGCCAAACAAGTAATGAAAGCCCATGACATTGCTTTTTCCAGTCGACCTGCTGTCTCTGCTGGAGAGATCGTCTTATATAACTTTAAGGATCTCGTATTTGCACCATATGGAGATTACTGGAGACAGATGCGTAAAATCTGTACAATAGAGCTGTTGAGCGGAAAAAGAGTTCAAGCGATGCAATCCATCAGAGAGGAAGAGGTATCAGAATTCATTAAATCTATATCTTCGAAGGCCAGGTCAAAAATCAACCTCAGCGATTCGTTGATTTGTTTGACATATGCAATCACTACAAAGGCGGCAATTGGTGAGAGTTGCGAGATGCATGGTGCATTTGTACCACTTGTAAGAGAAATAATAGAGGTTTTTGGAGGTTTCAATTTGGCTGATATGTTCCCTTCCATAAAATTGTTTCATATGATTAGCGGGATGAGGACTCGGCTTCAGAAGCTGCATCATGAAGTCGATAAGATACTTGAAAACCTCATCAATGAACATAAAGTTAAGAAGACAAAAATTGATTCTAGTGAGGAAGTTGCCGACAATTTTGTAGAtgttctcttgaatcttcaagAGCATGGAGGCTTTCAGTTCCCCTTGACATCAGACAACATCAAAGCAGTTGTACTG GACATTTTCACTGGTGGGAGTGAAACATCGTCTACAACTATAGAATGGGCTATGTCAGAATTGATAAAGACTCCAAGAATTATGGCAAAGGCTCAATCAGAGGTAAGGCGGGTATTTGATAAACAAGGATATGTAGATGAAGCCGGACTTGAAGAACTAGAATTCTTGAAATTAGTTATCAAGGAAACTCTAAGGTTACACCCTCCTCTTCCATTGTTACTCCCAAGAGAATGCAGAGAGGGATGTCAGATTCTTGGATATGACATACCGGTCAAGGCCCAAATCATTGTTAATGCATGGGCTATTGGAAGAGATCCAGATTATTGGATTGATGCCGAGAAGTTCTATCCCGAGAGATTTGTCAATAGTTCCATTGATTACAAGGGAAATAACTTTGAATTTATTCCATTTGGTACTGGAAGGAGGATGTGCCCTGGCATCTCATTTGGAATAACAATCGTTGAGCTTACACTCGCAAAGTTACTTTACCATTTCGATTGGAAGCTCCCAATCAACATCAAAGGAGAAGAACTAGACATGACGGAGAGTTTTGCTGCTTCAGTTGGAAGAAAAAATGATTTGTATGTAATCCCCATTCCATACCATGCTACAATTGCTTA TTATGCTAGAAAGATTCCTTTAAGTGCAGACAAAGCAGCCCCAGCAAAGATAATAATGGCTTTTATTGCG ATTTTGAGATTAGAAGAATTTGTGAACGAAACAATTCCTACAATAGGAAGAGCTCGGGAGTTGCCACCAACTGTACGTTTGGTGCATTTGGCTGccacaaaaataaaagagtaCGTTAAATGTGAGGTCATGACGGAGATGGAGGTAGCTGCGAGAGATGGAACTGGAG GTAGTAGCTTATACGTTCCAGTTGGAGAACAGAGAAAGAAGTGTAGAAAGAAGAGAGTTAAGAGGAAATGA
- the LOC119989875 gene encoding probable terpene synthase 6, whose protein sequence is MAAIIEPETVRPLGHYPETVWDHEDFASFGSNDSALYSYTKQVDELKMQVKDMLINPTIDPVEKVKFIGSLFRLGVSYQFKIEIEDQMNEISNLPLNLDDHDHDLYTVAVVFLVFRQHGFKMSSEVFNKFKSDDGNFKESLTNDVNGILSLYDAAHFSLHGEDILDQALAYTSAQLDLLTSQCEPHLAKHIALALQHPFHFGIERIKSREYISFYEQMESHNELLLKLAKLDFNRLQLLHQQELNEISRWFEDLKLASRYSYARSRIAEIYMWTNAVYFEPQYRSARIMLTKIVKLISIIDDTYDSYATIDELRLLTNAIERWDINAIDELPDYMKFLYSTILNLYGEFETELESEGRSYGVSYARDALKLIVKAYHIEAEWLNKGYVPSFDEYMENALITSGYHTIAISSFLGMEKIATMEDFDWLNGFPKIDTAVQVICRLMDDITSRLVEKKRVHVATGIECYMKQYGSSEGEAIRNFQKTIASAWKDVNEECMRPTTVSMDLLIRFVNLARVIEILYKYEDKFTYSGTLKDYIKSLFVEPIPMEEEAI, encoded by the exons ATGGCAGCAATCATCGAGCCTGAGACCGTTCGCCCATTGGGGCATTATCCAGAAACAGTGTGGGATCATGAAGACTTTGCTTCCTTCGGCTCAAATGATTCA GCATTATACTCATACACAAAACAAGTAGATGAGCTGAAAATGCAAGTGAAAGATATGCTGATTAACCCTACGATTGATCCGGTTGAGAAAGTGAAGTTCATTGGCTCACTATTTCGCTTGGGTGTGTCGTACCAATTCAAGATTGAGATTGAAGACCAAATGAATGAAATTTCCAATCTTCCACTTAACCTTGATGATCATGACCACGATCTATACACCGTGGCTGTTGTATTTCTAGTATTTAGACAACATGGCTTCAAAATGTCCTCTG AGGTTTTTAACAAATTCAAGAGCGATGACGGTAACTTCAAAGAGAGCCTAACTAATGATGTCAATGGGATTCTAAGCCTTTACGACGCTGCCCATTTTAGTCTACATGGGGAAGATATTTTAGACCAAGCCCTTGCTTACACAAGTGCACAACTTGACTTGTTGACTAGCCAATGTGAGCCTCATCTTGCTAAACATATAGCCCTTGCCTTGCAACATCCCTTTCACTTTGGCATAGAAAGAATTAAATCAAGGGAATACATCTCCTTCTATGAACAAATGGAGTCTCACAATGAACTTCTACTCAAGCTTGCGAAACTAGACTTCAATCGTCTACAATTACTGCATCAACAAGAACTTAACGAGATCTCTAG GTGGTTTGAGGACTTGAAGCTCGCTTCGCGATATTCTTATGCGAGATCTAGAATTGCCGAAATCTACATGTGGACTAATGCTGTTTACTTTGAGCCACAATACCGAAGTGCTCGGATAATGCTTACCAAAATTGTCAAATTGATATCAATCATCGATGATACGTATGATTCCTACGCTACAATTGACGAACTTCGACTATTGACAAATGCAATTGAGAG GTGGGACATTAATGCTATTGATGAACTACCGGACTACATGAAATTCCTTTATAGCACTATTTTGAATCTTTACGGGGAATTTGAGACTGAACTAGAAAGTGAAGGCAGATCTTATGGGGTATCTTATGCAAGGGACGCG CTAAAACTCATTGTGAAAGCATACCATATTGAGGCAGAGTGGCTGAACAAAGGCTATGTTCCGTCATTTGATGAGTACATGGAAAATGCCCTAATTACAAGTGGTTATCATACAATTGCAATATCATCATTCCTTGGAATGGAAAAAATTGCAACGATGGAGGATTTTGATTGGCTAAACGGATTTCCAAAGATTGATACGGCTGTGCAAGTTATTTGTCGTCTCATGGATGACATAACATCACGGCTG GTTGAGAAAAAGAGGGTACATGTCGCAACCGGCATCGAGTGCTATATGAAGCAATATGGCTCATCTGAGGGAGAAGCGATAAGAAACTTTCAGAAAACGATTGCAAGTGCATGGAAAGATGTAAATGAAGAATGCATGAGACCAACTACTGTCTCCATGGATCTCCTAATCAGGTTCGTTAATCTCGCGCGTGTCATTGAAATCCTTTACAAGTATGAAGACAAATTCACCTATAGTGGGACTTTGAAGGACTACATCAAGTCATTGTTCGTCGAGCCCATACCAATGGAAGAAGAGGCTATATAG